The nucleotide sequence TTCCAAACAATAGAAGTTAAAACTTGATAGCATATTTCATCCAAAGTCAGTCTTGGCAAAACAAGAAATAGAAAATGATGCATGACCTTTCTTCTTTCTGAGGGCTGATACATTTACATGATACTGTTCCGCCCCACAAGTATAGTTTATCCAAATCAAAAGGTCGGTTGAAGAAAATAATTACAAAAACAAACACATTTGTTGGTCCTTAAGGGTATGGAACCAACATGCTAGTCCTCCGGCACTATAAATAGCACCCCTAGACTTGAAAATAAAAGGAATGACCATGCCCATGATCAGTAACAAGGAATAACAAGGAGTGATCATGAATAGGATGTGAAGGATTATTTTATTGAACCTGTGAAGTAATTACATGGAAGATTCATGACAATATTATTCCCAACATGTCATACCACTACTACTGAATTGCCCATAAAGAAAATATAATATGCAATATGTTAATCAAGGAAACATGATTCTGCAGTTTAGCAATGCACAATTCAAACAATCTTTATGGTCTTCACATATATTTAAGATACGAGCTGAATTAAATGTACAATAGAGTGCAATACATTTCTTACACAGAACAACTAACATGGAGCATATGAATACTATAGTATCCTATATGCTTTATGTCCATGTGTTATTTCAGATATAAAACTTCACCGGATCCATGACATAACTTATCACATAGTTACAAGATAACGTTTTGTGCATTGAAACGGTTTAAATGTCAAAGTATTGGACGAAGCTACCAGTTGCAATGCTCTGCATAGAATGGAAACAATAAGTGCAATATTAGCATGCCATCTTCTGACAaaactataataataataataataataataataataataataataataataataataataataataataataataataataataataataataatgataagtACAAGAATCGAAATGTTAAAGATTCTCTCAAGTATGTCAAGGAGCAAGTACAAAACACTTACAACTGTTGGAATGAAGGCAGTAATATTAAGTTCTCTATAGCTCTCCACGTTTGGAGTCCCTTTGACTATTGCAAACTGGATGATACCTTGTGCCATCGCTAGTTCATTGGTCCCGCCAACAATTGCCCAAACTCCATTTGGAGGAGTCATCCCCATAACTTGAAATGTTGAACCAGTAAACCTATTTCATGAATCACTTGGAAGTTAAACAAAAGGCGGCACTCAACATTTTAATAATTGCATCTGAGTTGAGTCAAATTAGAACTATAATCAGTGTTAAAAATACGATAAGTAACATAGATATTATCCAGTGATTTAGAACAAATATATTACGTACCGTCCCTGCTGGAATATCATACTGAAATGGGAGAAATCTCCAGCATTGACCTGGTCAGCCTGGACATGGGTTCCTTTGGCACGACCAATAATTTTGGCGTCCGGTGCAGGTGCATCAAGTAGAGTATAATCAAAAGCAACCGTCCTACCAAACTCTATAGGGGGAGTAGACTTAAACACAACTTCTTGGTTGTGGGTTGGTCCGGACACCACCTGGTGCAAATACATCTGCATTTTTATCTCACTTTCACAATGAGTGGGACATGCAAAGAAGGGATGGGCTATTGAAAGCATCAGAATGGAGACAAAGAGGGAGGCTAGGGCAAGTCTAGGGTCAGCCATTGCTAGGATTGTTGGCTCCCAAAGAGAAGACCACTATACTTGAATCTGTGTTTCTCTTGTGTGGGTTGAGAGACATGCCTCGAGTAGGAGTGGTATTTATAGGGTCCAGTAGCCAAGACCCGCATGGAGGCTGGTCAATTTCTTGTATTATTTTGGTTGCTTGTCCTTTCGATGTAGGAAGGGATGTACTATTGCAATGATGTTGTTTTGGACCGTATGCATGTGAACCATATAGAGAGGAATAATGTGCCACTAGTAACAGctgcatttatttatttatttattgctaaGTTATCACGTGAATATGCCAGAAAGTTTGACAATGTCAGACTTTTTAACAATAAATTATCCAACTATTTGACGGACCATAAAGCTACTAGGATAGTGCATTGTTTGAGCATGCACCACCTTATCTCGACCTTCAAGTTTCACGTCAAGGTCTGTGCTACTTCTATATAGAAATTTCTCTTTTTTTATCTCAAACAAGAATACGCatgacactggtagaaaaagaggcttccgtccagccccattagtcgcgaaactgtaggaaccgcgactaatgaagtctttagtcgcggttcggcagacgaaccgcgaccaaaggcctgggcccagggcgctcggtggccagctggtgcacgtgaggggctttagtcgcggttggccaggccaaccgcgactaaaggtgcccaaaggcctttagtcgcggttNNNNNNNNNNNNNNNNNNNNNNNNNNNNNNNNNNNNNNNNNNNNNNNNNNNNNNNNNNNNNNNNNNNNNNNNNNNNNNNNNNNNNNNNNNNNNNNNNNNNNNNNNNNNNNNNNNNNNNNNNNNNNNNNNNNNNNNNNNNNNNNNNNNNNNNNNNNNNNNNNNNNNNNNNNNNNNNNNNNNNNNNNNNNNNNNNNNNNNNNNNNNNNNNNNNNNNNNNNNNNNNNNNNNNNNNNNNNNNNNNNNNNNNNNNNNNNNNNNNNNNNNNNNNNNNNNNNNNNNNNNNNNNNNNNNNNNNNNNNNNNNNNNNNNNNNNNNNNNNNNNNNNNNNNNNNNNNNNNNNNNNNNNNNNNNNNNNNNNNNNNNNNNNNNNNNNNNNNNNNNNNNNNNNNNNNNNNNNNNNNNNNNNNNNNNNNNNNNNNNNNNNNNNNNNNNNNNNNNNNNNNNNNNNNNNNNNNNNNNNNNNNNNNNNNNNNNNNNNNNNNNNNNNNNNNNNNNNNNNNNNNNNNNNNNNNNNNNNNNNNNNNNNNNNNNNNNNNNNNNNNNNNNNNNNNNNNNNNNNNNNNNNNNNNNNNNNNNNNNNNNNNNNNNNNNNNNNNNNNNNNNNNNNNNNNNNNNNNNNNNNNNNNNNNNNNNNNNNNNNNNNNNNNNNNNNNNNNNNNNNNNNNNNNNNNNNNNNNNNNNNNNNNNNNNNNNNNNNNNNNNNNNNNNNNNNNNNNNNNNNNNNNNNNNNNNNNNNNNNNNNNNNNNNNNNNNNNNNNNNNNNNNNNNNNNNNNNNNNNNNNNNNNNNNNNNNNNNNNNNNNNNNNNNNNNNNNNNNNNNNNNNNNNNNNNNNNNNNNNNNNNNNNNNNNNNNNNNNNNNNNNNNNNNNNNNNNNNNNNNNNNNNNNNNNNNNNNNNNNNNNNNNNNNNNNNNNNNNNNNNNNNNNNNNNNNNNNNNNNNNNNNNNNNNNNNNNNNNNNNNNNNNNNNNNNNNNNNNNNNNNNNNNNNNNNNNNNNNNNNNNNNNNNNNNNNNNNNNNNNNNNNNNNNNNNNNNNNNNNNNNNNNNNNNNNNNNNNNNNNNNNNNNNNNNNNNNNNNNNNNNNNNNNNNNNNNNNNNNNNNNNNNNNNNNNNNNNNNNNNNNNNNNNNNNNNNNNNNNNNNNNNNNNNNNNNNNNNNNNNNNNNNNNNNNNNNNNNNNNNNNNNNNNNNNNNNNNNNNNNNNNNNNNNNNNNNNNNNNNNNNNNNNNNNNNNNNNNNNNNNNNNNNNNNNNNNNNNNNNNNNNNNNNNNNNNNNNNNNNNNNNNNNNNNNNNNNNNNNNNNNNNNNNNNNNNNNNNNNNNNNNNNNNNNNNNNNNNNNNNNNNNNNNNNNNNNNNNNNNNNNNNNNNNNNNNNNNNNNNNNNNNNNNNNNNNNNNNNNNNNNNNNNNNNNNNNNNNNNNNNNNNNNNNNNNNNNNNNNNNNNNNNNNNNNNNNNNNNNNNNNNNNNNNNNNNNNNNNNNNNNNNNNNNNNNNNNNNNNNNNNNNNNNNNNNNNNNNNNNNNNNNNNNNNNNNNNNNNNNNNNNNNNNNNNNNNNNNNNNNNNNNNNNNNNNNNNNNNNNNNNNNNNNNNNNNNNNNNNNNNNNNNNNNNNNNNNNNNNNNNNNNNNNNNNNNNNNNNNNNNNNNNNNNNNNNNNNNNNNNNNNNNNNNNNNNNNNNNNNNNNNNNNNNNNNNNNNNNNNNNNNNNNNNNNNNNNNNNNNNNNNNNNNNNNNNNNNNNNNNNNNNNNNNNNNNNNNNNNNNNNNNNNNNNNNNNNNNNNNNNNNNNNNNNNNNNNNNNNNNNNNNNNNNNNNNNNNNNNNNNNNNNNNNNNNNNNNNNNNNNNNNNNNNNNNNNNNNNNNNNNNNNNNNNNNNNNNNNNNNNNNNNNNNNNNNNNNNNNNNNNNNNNNNNNNNNNNNNNNNNNNNNNNNNNNNNNNNNNNNNNNNNNNNNNNNNNNNNNNNNNNNNNNNNNNNNNNNNNNNNNNNNNNNNNNNNNNNNNNNNNNNNNNNNNNNNNNNNNNNNNNNNNNNNNNNNNNNNNNNNNNNNNNNNNNNNNNNNNNNNNNNNNNNNNNNNNNNNNNNNNNNNNNNNNNNNNNNNNNNNNNNNNNNNNNNNNNNNNNNNNNNNNNNNNNNNNNNNNNNNNNNNNNNNNNNNNNNNNNNNNNNNNNNNNNNNNNNNNNNNNNNNNNNNNNNNNNNNNNNNNNNNNNNNNNNNNNNNNNNNNNNNNNNNNNNNNNNNNNNNNNNNNNNNNNNNNNNNNNNNNNNNNNNNNNNNNNNNNNNNNNNNNNNNNNNNNNNNNNNNNNNNNNNNNNNNNNNNNNNNNNNNNNNNNNNNNNNNNNNNNNNNNNNNNNNNNNNNNNNNNNNNNNNNNNNNNNNNNNNNNNNNNNNNNNNNNNNNNNNNNNNNNNNNNNNNNNNNNNNNNNNNNNNNNNNNNNNNNNNNNNNNNNNNNNNNNNNNNNNNNNNNNNNNNNNNNNNNNNNNNNNNNNNNNNNNNNNNNNNNNNNNNNNNNNNNNNNNNNNNNNNNNNNNNNNNNNNNNNNNNNNNNNNNNNNNNNNNNNNNNNNNNNNNNNNNNNNNNNNNNNNNNNNNNNNNNNNNNNNNNNNNNNNNNNNNNNNNNNNNNNNNNNNNNNNNNNNNNNNNNNNNNNNNNNNNNNNNNNNNNNNNNNNNNNNNNNNNNNNNNNNNNNNNNNNNNNNNNNNNNNNNNNNNNNNNNNNNNNNNNNNNNNNNNNNNNNNNNNNNNNNNNNNNNNNNNNNNNNNNNNNNNNNNNNNNNNNNNNNNNNNNNNNNNNNNNNNNNNNNNNNNNNNNNNNNNNNNNNNNNNNNNNNNNNNNNNNNNNNNNNNNNNNNNNNNNNNNNNNNNNNNNNNNNNNNNNNNNNNNNNNNNNNNNNNNNNNNNNNNNNNNNNNNNNNNNNNNNNNNNNNNNNNNNNNNNNNNNNNNNNNNNNNNNNNNNNNNNNNNNNNNNNNNNNNNNNNNNNNNNNNNNNNNNNNNNNNNNNNNNNNNNNNNNNNNNNNNNNNNNNNNNNNNNNNNNNNNNNNNNNNNNNNNNNNNNNNNNNNNNNNNNNNNNNNNNNNNNNNNNNNNNNNNNNNNNNNNNNNNNNNNNNNNNNNNNNNNNNNNNNNNNNNNNNNNNNNNNNNNNNNNNNNNNNNNNNNNNNNNNNNNNNNNNNNNNNNNNNNNNNNNNNNNNNNNNNNNNNNNNNNNNNNNNNNNNNNNNNNNNNNNNNNNNNNNNNNNNNNNNNNNNNNNNNNNNNNNNNNNNNNNNNNNNNNNNNNNNNNNNNNNNNNNNNNNNNNNNNNNNNNNNNNNNNNNNNNNNNNNNNNNNNNNNNNNNNNNNNNNNNNNNNNNNNNNNNNNNNNNNNNNNNNNNNNNNNNNNNNNNNNNNNNNNNNNNNNNNNNNNNNNNNNNNNNNNNNNNNNNNNNNNNNNNNNNNNNNNNNNNNNNNNNNNNNNNNNNNNNNNNNNNNNNNNNNNNNNNNNNNNNNNNNNNNNNNNNNNNNNNNNNNNNNNNNNNNNNNNNNNN is from Triticum aestivum cultivar Chinese Spring chromosome 1B, IWGSC CS RefSeq v2.1, whole genome shotgun sequence and encodes:
- the LOC123076134 gene encoding pterocarpan synthase 1-like; protein product: MADPRLALASLFVSILMLSIAHPFFACPTHCESEIKMQMYLHQVVSGPTHNQEVVFKSTPPIEFGRTVAFDYTLLDAPAPDAKIIGRAKGTHVQADQVNAGDFSHFSMIFQQGRFTGSTFQVMGMTPPNGVWAIVGGTNELAMAQGIIQFAIVKGTPNVESYRELNITAFIPTVSIATGSFVQYFDI